Proteins encoded by one window of Hylaeus volcanicus isolate JK05 chromosome 7, UHH_iyHylVolc1.0_haploid, whole genome shotgun sequence:
- the LOC128879808 gene encoding pre-mRNA-splicing factor ISY1 homolog: protein MARNAEKAMTTLARWRAAQSNDGARKEQERRPYLASECRDLRKAEKWRMQIIREIAKKVAQIQNAGLGEFRIRDLNDEINKLLREKRHWEAQIKELGGPDYSRVGPRMLDHEGREVPGNRGYKYFGAAKELPGVRELFEQEPPPPPRKTRAELMKDIDADYYGYRDDDDGILLPLEQKAEQEARERAVKEWSAQNEKKEDEEAEEEVETTAQKAIPSQQDIQEALLVRKKQELLEKYVL, encoded by the exons ATG gcACGAAATGCAGAAAAggctat GACTACGCTTGCTCGATGGCGAGCAGCGCAAAGTAACGATGGTGCCAGAAAGGAACAAGAGAGAAGACCATACCTAGCTTCCGAATGTAGAGATTTGAGGAAAGCAGAAAAGTGGAGAATGCAGATAATCAGAGAGATAGCAAAGAAAGTAGCACAGATACAGAATGCTGGTCTTGGAGAATTTCGTATTCGGGACTTGaatgatgaaattaataagttATTAAGAGAGAAACGACATTGGGAGGCTCAAATAAAAGAGCTGGGTGGTCCAGATTACTCCAGAGTTGGACCACGTATGCTAGATCACGAAGGTCGTGAG gtACCTGGAAATCGTGGTTATAAGTATTTTGGAGCAGCGAAAGAATTGCCGGGAGTCAGAGAACTCTTTGAACAGGaaccacctcctcctcctcgtaAAACGCGTGCGGAATTAATGAAAGACATCGATGCGGATTACTACGGTTACAGAGACGACGACGATGGTATTTTATTACCATTGGAACAAAAAGCTGAACAAGAAGCAAGAGAAAGAGCCGTGAAAGAATGGTCGGCACAAAACGAGAAGAAGGAAGACGAAGAAGCCGAAGAGGAAGTCGAAACGACCGCGCAGAAAGCGATACCGTCGCAGCAAGATATTCAGGAAGCGTTATTAGTAAGAAAAAAGCAAGAACTGTTAGAGAAATATGTACTTTGA
- the LOC128879807 gene encoding synaptotagmin-14 isoform X1: protein MILAGSDHFLAVPVEATAFLGAVAGFVVLLLALFLYLSRKWCFTPPSATTLFGGVCVPLCESNNSSTSQITKTIGKAFSYSDPETSSDSEEDALRRLNPRPHPPPDTLTIQAEDGPTIVDAGTTSSSCTEEHSPTDQQQVNEDLNRGYAISTFRDRISYFRSRRRCVVEVGASSILLDTREQEAEVEQNGPTTNDVIATIGTVAEEVGSLEVAFLYDAPMREMTVHVLQGRNYPEGIGGSQVRLVLLPSKKQRRKTRVRQGTSPQYMESFLLPRVNPEDVNAMGVRLRVYLWGGRMRRERLLGEARVSFDQINLQLETTLWLTLQPPPSSSVQDWGTTSSLTRSDSTGSQQSVQSYASPTVPPYGSSMKGGSVAEILIGLAYNGTTGRLSVEIIKGSHFRGGGGNDTKPPDTYVKLALVDSNGHEMGRSKTGLKRAQPNPLYKETFIFQVALFQLGDVTLFLSVYNRRRGGMGRKGREMIGWLSLGLNSSGSEELQHWNDMRAARQPTQVQRWHSLLRP, encoded by the exons ATGATTCTGGCTGGGTCAGACCATTTTCTGGCGG TACCTGTGGAAGCGACAGCATTTCTGGGTGCCGTTGCTGGCTTCGTGGTTCTCCTGTTGGCCCTCTTTTTGTATTTGTCCCGCAAGTGGTGCTTCACTCCACCATCCGCGACCACGCTTTTTGGCGGTGTTTGCGTGCCCCTATGCGAATCCAACAACAGCTCCACCTCTCAGATTACGAAGACCATAG gcaaggcattctccTATTCGGACCCTGAAACTAGTTCCGACTCCGAGGAGGACGCCCTTCGTCGATTGAATCCACGTCCTCACCCCCCGCCAGATACGTTGACTATCCAAGCAGAAGATGGACCCACCATCGTGG ATGCTGGTACCACCTCCAGCAGCTGCACGGAAGAACACTCTCCCACCGATCAACAACAGGTGAACGAGGATCTAAATCGCGGATACGCGATTTCTACGTTTCGCGATCGAATATCATATTTTCGATCTCGTCGGCgg TGCGTAGTGGAAGTCGGTGCCTCCAGTATCCTGCTCGACACCAGAGAACAGGAAGCGGAGGTAGAACAGAATGGACCGACGACCAATGACGTCATAGCGACGATAGGCACGGTAGCTGAGGAAGTGGGTAGCCTGGAGGTTGCTTTCTTGTATGACGCACCCATGCGAGAGATGACG GTACACGTGTTGCAAGGTAGAAATTACCCCGAGGGTATAGGCGGCAGTCAAGTACGGCTGGTACTTCTGCCGTCGAAAAAACAACGACGTAAAACCAGGGTTCGCCAGGGCACGTCTCCACAGTACATGGAAAGTTTCCTCCTGCCTCGCGTGAACCCTGAGGACGTGAATGCCATGGGAGTACGCTTGAGAGTCTACTTATGGGGCGGAAGGATGCGTCGAGAGAGACTACTAGGCGAGGCCAGAGTCTCCTTCGATCAAATCAACCTTCAACTTGAGACGACTCTTTGGTTGACGCTGCAACCTCCACCTTCGTCCTCG GTGCAAGATTGGGGAACCACCAGTAGCTTGACTCGCAGCGATTCCACGGGGTCTCAACAGTCCGTTCAGTCTTACGCGTCGCCCACCGTGCCCCCGTACGGTAGTAGTATGAAGGGTGGAAGCGTGGCGGAGATTTTGATAGGCTTGGCGTACAATGGAACGACGGGACGTCTGTCGGTAGAAATAATCAAAGGATCCCACTTTCGTGGTGGCGGTGGGAACGACACGAAACCGCCTGATACATATGTCAAGCTTGCCCTCGTGGACAGCAATGGTCACGAAATGGGACGGTCGAAAACTGGTTTGAAACGTGCTCAGCCCAATCCTCTTTACAAGGAAACGTTCATATTCCAG GTTGCTCTGTTCCAACTCGGAGACGTAACGCTCTTCCTGTCGGTTTACAATCGACGAAGAGGAGGGATGGGGAGGAAAGGAAGAGAGATGATCGGTTGGCTCAGTCTGGGGCTGAACAGTTCCGGTTCGGAGGAGCTTCAGCATTGGAACGACATGCGCGCAGCAAGACAACCGACGCAGGTCCAACGATGGCACTCGCTGCTGCGTCCTTGA
- the LOC128879807 gene encoding synaptotagmin-14 isoform X2 codes for MILAGSDHFLAVPVEATAFLGAVAGFVVLLLALFLYLSRKWCFTPPSATTLFGGVCVPLCESNNSSTSQITKTIGKAFSYSDPETSSDSEEDALRRLNPRPHPPPDTLTIQAEDGPTIVDAGTTSSSCTEEHSPTDQQQCVVEVGASSILLDTREQEAEVEQNGPTTNDVIATIGTVAEEVGSLEVAFLYDAPMREMTVHVLQGRNYPEGIGGSQVRLVLLPSKKQRRKTRVRQGTSPQYMESFLLPRVNPEDVNAMGVRLRVYLWGGRMRRERLLGEARVSFDQINLQLETTLWLTLQPPPSSSVQDWGTTSSLTRSDSTGSQQSVQSYASPTVPPYGSSMKGGSVAEILIGLAYNGTTGRLSVEIIKGSHFRGGGGNDTKPPDTYVKLALVDSNGHEMGRSKTGLKRAQPNPLYKETFIFQVALFQLGDVTLFLSVYNRRRGGMGRKGREMIGWLSLGLNSSGSEELQHWNDMRAARQPTQVQRWHSLLRP; via the exons ATGATTCTGGCTGGGTCAGACCATTTTCTGGCGG TACCTGTGGAAGCGACAGCATTTCTGGGTGCCGTTGCTGGCTTCGTGGTTCTCCTGTTGGCCCTCTTTTTGTATTTGTCCCGCAAGTGGTGCTTCACTCCACCATCCGCGACCACGCTTTTTGGCGGTGTTTGCGTGCCCCTATGCGAATCCAACAACAGCTCCACCTCTCAGATTACGAAGACCATAG gcaaggcattctccTATTCGGACCCTGAAACTAGTTCCGACTCCGAGGAGGACGCCCTTCGTCGATTGAATCCACGTCCTCACCCCCCGCCAGATACGTTGACTATCCAAGCAGAAGATGGACCCACCATCGTGG ATGCTGGTACCACCTCCAGCAGCTGCACGGAAGAACACTCTCCCACCGATCAACAACAG TGCGTAGTGGAAGTCGGTGCCTCCAGTATCCTGCTCGACACCAGAGAACAGGAAGCGGAGGTAGAACAGAATGGACCGACGACCAATGACGTCATAGCGACGATAGGCACGGTAGCTGAGGAAGTGGGTAGCCTGGAGGTTGCTTTCTTGTATGACGCACCCATGCGAGAGATGACG GTACACGTGTTGCAAGGTAGAAATTACCCCGAGGGTATAGGCGGCAGTCAAGTACGGCTGGTACTTCTGCCGTCGAAAAAACAACGACGTAAAACCAGGGTTCGCCAGGGCACGTCTCCACAGTACATGGAAAGTTTCCTCCTGCCTCGCGTGAACCCTGAGGACGTGAATGCCATGGGAGTACGCTTGAGAGTCTACTTATGGGGCGGAAGGATGCGTCGAGAGAGACTACTAGGCGAGGCCAGAGTCTCCTTCGATCAAATCAACCTTCAACTTGAGACGACTCTTTGGTTGACGCTGCAACCTCCACCTTCGTCCTCG GTGCAAGATTGGGGAACCACCAGTAGCTTGACTCGCAGCGATTCCACGGGGTCTCAACAGTCCGTTCAGTCTTACGCGTCGCCCACCGTGCCCCCGTACGGTAGTAGTATGAAGGGTGGAAGCGTGGCGGAGATTTTGATAGGCTTGGCGTACAATGGAACGACGGGACGTCTGTCGGTAGAAATAATCAAAGGATCCCACTTTCGTGGTGGCGGTGGGAACGACACGAAACCGCCTGATACATATGTCAAGCTTGCCCTCGTGGACAGCAATGGTCACGAAATGGGACGGTCGAAAACTGGTTTGAAACGTGCTCAGCCCAATCCTCTTTACAAGGAAACGTTCATATTCCAG GTTGCTCTGTTCCAACTCGGAGACGTAACGCTCTTCCTGTCGGTTTACAATCGACGAAGAGGAGGGATGGGGAGGAAAGGAAGAGAGATGATCGGTTGGCTCAGTCTGGGGCTGAACAGTTCCGGTTCGGAGGAGCTTCAGCATTGGAACGACATGCGCGCAGCAAGACAACCGACGCAGGTCCAACGATGGCACTCGCTGCTGCGTCCTTGA
- the LOC128879756 gene encoding probable cardiolipin synthase (CMP-forming) isoform X1, with protein sequence MCYDSSISVLFQTQEQIIMSYFTILRCKQSVTLNKYLLEKCLRQYLMCNASLYSTGINNNHHKNDTAKKERIARRRALRLQIVQDIKQTKRKVEEIIEKENIWTIPNFLCMGRIVTSPYLSYLILSQDYQVALWLLIIAGFSDLADGWIARTWTSQASKLGSFLDPVADKLLVGTLFLSLAWVGLVPIPLACLVIARDVALVSAASYIRYQSLPPPKTLARYFDATHATVQLAPTYISKINTVVQLSFVTGTLAAPIFHFVNHPILEGLCYVTALTTLAGGISYLISKNTYKFLRKKTPTKSSR encoded by the exons atgTGTTATGATTCCTCTATTTCTGTATTATTCCAAACACAGGAACAAATAATTATGAGCTACTTTACAATATTACGTTGCAAACAGTCCGTAACCTTAAATAAGTATTTGCTAGAGAAGTGTTTGAGACAATATTTAATGTGTAATGCAAGTTTATACTCCActggaattaataataatcatcatAAAAATGACACTGCTAAAAAAGAACGTATCGCTAGGAGAAGAGCGTTAAGGTTACAAATTGTTCAAGATATTAAACAAACTAAACGGAAAGTGGAAGAGATTatcgaaaaggaaaatatttggacGATACCAAACTTTCTTTGTATGGGTAGAATTGTAACATCGCCTTATTTAAGTTACTTGATTTTATCACAGGATTACCAG GTGGCGCTGTggttattaataattgcagGATTCAGTGATTTAGCTGATGGGTGGATCGCGCGTACATGGACATCCCAAGCATCTAAGCTTGGTAGTTTTTTAGACCCAGTTGCAGATAAATTACTCGTAGGTACGTTGTTCCTCTCTCTAGCCTGGGTGGGTTTGGTTCCTATTCCTCTCGCGTGTCTTGTAATCGCGAGGGACGTTGCATTGGTTTCTGCTGCTTCTTATATTAGATATCAATCTCTACCACCACCG AAAACTTTGGCTAGGTATTTTGATGCTACACACGCGACAGTACAGTTAGCCCCAACATATATAAGCAAAATTAATACAGTTGTTCAGTTGTCTTTTGTCACTGGGACATTGGCTGCTcctatatttcatttcgtaaaTCACCCAATTTTAGAAGGTCTGTGTTATGTAACAGCATTAACAACATTAGCAGGAGGCATAAGCTATTTGATatcaaaaaatacatataaattctTAAGAAAAAAGACACCAACCAAATCATCTCGCTAG
- the LOC128879756 gene encoding probable cardiolipin synthase (CMP-forming) isoform X3 — protein sequence MCYDSSISVLFQTQEQIIMSYFTILRCKQSVTLNKYLLEKCLRQYLMCNASLYSTGINNNHHKNDTAKKERIARRRALRLQIVQDIKQTKRKVEEIIEKENIWTIPNFLCMGRIVTSPYLSYLILSQDYQVALWLLIIAGFSDLADGWIARTWTSQASKLGSFLDPVADKLLVENFG from the exons atgTGTTATGATTCCTCTATTTCTGTATTATTCCAAACACAGGAACAAATAATTATGAGCTACTTTACAATATTACGTTGCAAACAGTCCGTAACCTTAAATAAGTATTTGCTAGAGAAGTGTTTGAGACAATATTTAATGTGTAATGCAAGTTTATACTCCActggaattaataataatcatcatAAAAATGACACTGCTAAAAAAGAACGTATCGCTAGGAGAAGAGCGTTAAGGTTACAAATTGTTCAAGATATTAAACAAACTAAACGGAAAGTGGAAGAGATTatcgaaaaggaaaatatttggacGATACCAAACTTTCTTTGTATGGGTAGAATTGTAACATCGCCTTATTTAAGTTACTTGATTTTATCACAGGATTACCAG GTGGCGCTGTggttattaataattgcagGATTCAGTGATTTAGCTGATGGGTGGATCGCGCGTACATGGACATCCCAAGCATCTAAGCTTGGTAGTTTTTTAGACCCAGTTGCAGATAAATTACTCGTAG AAAACTTTGGCTAG
- the LOC128879756 gene encoding probable cardiolipin synthase (CMP-forming) isoform X2 has translation MSYFTILRCKQSVTLNKYLLEKCLRQYLMCNASLYSTGINNNHHKNDTAKKERIARRRALRLQIVQDIKQTKRKVEEIIEKENIWTIPNFLCMGRIVTSPYLSYLILSQDYQVALWLLIIAGFSDLADGWIARTWTSQASKLGSFLDPVADKLLVGTLFLSLAWVGLVPIPLACLVIARDVALVSAASYIRYQSLPPPKTLARYFDATHATVQLAPTYISKINTVVQLSFVTGTLAAPIFHFVNHPILEGLCYVTALTTLAGGISYLISKNTYKFLRKKTPTKSSR, from the exons ATGAGCTACTTTACAATATTACGTTGCAAACAGTCCGTAACCTTAAATAAGTATTTGCTAGAGAAGTGTTTGAGACAATATTTAATGTGTAATGCAAGTTTATACTCCActggaattaataataatcatcatAAAAATGACACTGCTAAAAAAGAACGTATCGCTAGGAGAAGAGCGTTAAGGTTACAAATTGTTCAAGATATTAAACAAACTAAACGGAAAGTGGAAGAGATTatcgaaaaggaaaatatttggacGATACCAAACTTTCTTTGTATGGGTAGAATTGTAACATCGCCTTATTTAAGTTACTTGATTTTATCACAGGATTACCAG GTGGCGCTGTggttattaataattgcagGATTCAGTGATTTAGCTGATGGGTGGATCGCGCGTACATGGACATCCCAAGCATCTAAGCTTGGTAGTTTTTTAGACCCAGTTGCAGATAAATTACTCGTAGGTACGTTGTTCCTCTCTCTAGCCTGGGTGGGTTTGGTTCCTATTCCTCTCGCGTGTCTTGTAATCGCGAGGGACGTTGCATTGGTTTCTGCTGCTTCTTATATTAGATATCAATCTCTACCACCACCG AAAACTTTGGCTAGGTATTTTGATGCTACACACGCGACAGTACAGTTAGCCCCAACATATATAAGCAAAATTAATACAGTTGTTCAGTTGTCTTTTGTCACTGGGACATTGGCTGCTcctatatttcatttcgtaaaTCACCCAATTTTAGAAGGTCTGTGTTATGTAACAGCATTAACAACATTAGCAGGAGGCATAAGCTATTTGATatcaaaaaatacatataaattctTAAGAAAAAAGACACCAACCAAATCATCTCGCTAG
- the LOC128879755 gene encoding complex I intermediate-associated protein 30, mitochondrial: MKTWFKYGSNTLQNQRIIMNSALRTYMKICNSRGFHKCNSLLYFYERKRYDLPKVYDNLEQKKETTLDKLRNGCRQLIKETSLLLKEIREKFRIHPTLVISNEEDILWKFNEGEKSRSEWIVTCDSDYQQGYSTAKLEISSRGTGVFHGTLTTRVPKDGIIVRAGYCNITTVAKLKSFKRKTTLDWGAYNCLVLRVRGDGRCYMLNILHKGHVDLFWYDSYHYVLYTRGGPYWQYVKIPFSKFFFAGKGTIQDRQSPMPEDTITNFGITLGDKKEGPFRLEIDYIGVCYDPNIYETFAYEMYDMNKELE; the protein is encoded by the exons ATGAAAACTTGGTTCAAATATGGTTCAAATACACTGCAAAACCAAAGGATAATCATGAATAGTGCGTTACGGAcgtatatgaaaatatgtaatagtAGAGGATTTCACAAGTGCaatagtttattatatttttatgaacgaAAGAGATATGATTTGCCGAAAGTGTATGACAATCTCGAACAGAAAAAGGAGACCACACTTGACAAATTACGAAATGGATGTCGCCAACTTATAAAGGAAacttcgttattattaaaagagatACGAGAAAAATTTAGAATACATCCAACTCTAGTTATATCAAATGAAGAAGATATCTTATGGAAATTTAACGAAGGTGAAAAGTCGCGAAGTGAGTGGATCGTTACCTGCGATAGCGATTACCAACAGGGTTATTCGACAGCTAA attAGAAATATCATCTCGTGGTACTGGAGTATTCCATGGTACATTAACTACTCGAGTACCCAAAGATGGCATAATAGTGAGAGCTGGTTACTGTAATATCACAACAGtagcaaaattaaaatcttttaaacgaaaaactaCTCTCGATTGGGGAGCTTATAATTGTCTAGTTTTAAGGGTTAGAGGGGATGGTAGATGTTacatgttaaatattttacacaagGGACACGTTGATCTATTTTGGTACGATTCTTATCATTATGTATTGTATACAAGAGGTGGGCCTTATTGGCAGTATGTTAAGATACCATTTTCAAAGTTCTTTTTCGCTGGAAAAGGAACAATTCAAGATCGCCAATCACCTATGCCAGAGGATACAATCACAAACTTTGGAATTACTCTCGGTGATAAAAAAGAAGGACCTTTTAGATTGGAAATTGATTATATCGGCGTATGTTACGATCCAAACATCTATGAAACATTTGCATATGAAATGTATGACATGAACAAGGAACTAGAATGA
- the LOC128879754 gene encoding polyribonucleotide nucleotidyltransferase 1, mitochondrial, with translation MVLFMRTGLLNTRNLICLRSTNHCKNGNRLRIRFSSTQFTEHSAEVHFSNGEKMTLSTGKYALFASGNVIATYGNTSVMSTLVRQDVASKSSIVPLTVDYRQKASAIGRIPTNFFRRELGFTETEILIGRIIDRSVRPLFEQGYSHETQLICNLLAVDGLHEPDVLSINAASATLSISDVPWNGPIGAVRVGFIEQECVINPTRRQLQYSTLNLVVACTSRNLVVMLEGSANDILEQDLRKAIRVATKECQIIIQSITDLQKRIGKPKIKVTAETEIPNDMTNTVREFSKHEILNIFTCYSHDKISRDNAIIDLRTKMLNNLVNNNPEAAENATQAFNELVKETFRSLVFDNQTRCDGRKMEELRDIKCQTNLFEPLHGSAFFQRGQTQVLCTVTLDSIENALKMDTVSMIASGIKEKNFFLHYEFPPYATNETGRVTGFARREIGHGALAEKALKAVIPHNYPFAIRLTSEVLQSNGSSSMATVCGGSMALMDAGVPISAPVAGVAIGLICKMNQNTKQIEDYKILTDILGIEDYLGDMDFKIAGTKKGFTAVQADVKVPGIPLKIVMESIYRAHKAKSQILTIMNNVISTPAEYKTNNKPVLETIEVPIHQRAKFLGIGGSNLKKILIETGVNIHWQNDNTYSIFAPNQSAMDDAKEMISKLLTEESEPTLTFGDIYTAKITEIREFGVMVTLYPNMVPTLLPNSQLDRRKIHHPSALGLTVGQEIEVKYFGRDPVNGQIRLSRKVLQEPVSTTRDLITAEESNV, from the exons ATGGTATTATTTATGCGCACCGGATTGTTAAATaccagaaatttaatttgtctaCGTTCCACGAATCACTGCAAAAATGGAAATAGATTGCGTATTAGATTCAGTTCGACTCAATTTACAGAGCATTCGGCAGAAGTACACTTTTCTAATGG GGAAAAGATGACACTATCAACTGGGAAATATGCACTATTTGCAAGTGGAAATGTTATTGCCACATATGGTAATACATCAGTTATGAGCACTCTAGTGAGACAAGATGTAGCATCAAAGAGTTCTATAGTTCCTCTAACCGTGGATTATCGGCAAAAAGCTTCTGCAATAGGCCGtataccaacaaatttttttcgtcGAGAACTGGGATTCACAGAGACTGAGATTCTCATAGGCAGAATAATAGACAGATCTGTACGTCCTCTATTTGAACAAGGATATTCTCATGAAACTCAACTGATATGTAATTTGTTGGCTGTCGACGGATTACACGAACCAGATGTATTGTCTATTAATGCTGCTTCTGCAACATTAAGCATCTCGGATGTTCCATGGAATGGACCTATAGGGGCTGTAAGGGTTGGGTTCATAGAGCAAGAATGTGTAATTAATCCTACAAGACGCCAACTACAGTATAGTACATTAAATCTTGTTGTGGCCTGTACATCTAGAAATCTTGTTGTTATGTTAGAAGGATCAGCTAATGATATCTTAGAACAAGATCTTCGTAAAGCAATACGAGTAGCTACCAAAGAGTGCCAGATAATTATACAGTCTATAACTGATTTACAAAAGAGAATTGGGAAacctaaaataaaagtaacagcGGAAACAGAAATACCCAACGATATGACAAATACTGTAAGGGAATTTTCAAAACACGAgatacttaatatttttacatgttaTAGTCATgataaaatttcacgagaCAATGCTATTATAGATTTGAGAAccaaaatgttaaataatttggTGAACAATAATCCAGAAGCTGCTGAAAATGCTACACAAGCTTTCAATGAACTTGTTAAAGAAACTTTCAGGTCTTTAGTATTCGACAATCAGACAAG ATGCGACGGTCGCAAGATGGAAGAATTGAGAGACATAAAGTGtcaaacgaatttatttgaaccACTCCATGGTTCTGCTTTCTTCCAAAGGGGTCAAACTCAAGTTTTATGCACTGTAACTCTTGATTCCATAGAAAATGCTCTTAAAATGGATACTGTTTCAATGATAGCTAG tggaataaaagaaaagaatttttttctacacTATGAGTTTCCTCCGTATGCAACTAATGAGACAGGTAGAGTGACTGGTTTCGCTCGTCGAGAAATTGGTCATGGAGCATTAGCAGAGAAGGCATTGAAAGCAGTTATACCACACAATTATCCATTTGCTATAAGACTTACAAGCGAAGTATTACAGTCAAATG GTTCTTCGTCTATGGCTACTGTATGTGGTGGCAGTATGGCACTGATGGACGCAGGTGTGCCGATATCGGCTCCAGTTGCGGGTGTAGCTATTggattaatatgtaaaatgaatcAAAATACAAAGCAAATAGAAGATTACAAGATATTAACGGATATATTG GGCATAGAAGATTATCTTGGAGATATGGATTTCAAAATAGCTGGTACAAAGAAAGGATTCACTGCTGTACAAGCTGATGTAAAAGTACCAGGCATACCTTTGAAGATAGTAATGGAGAGTATTTATCGAGCACACAAAGCAAAGTCTCAAATTCTTACTATCATGAACAACGTAATATCAACTCCAGCAGAGTataaaacgaataataaaCCGGTACTCGAAACAATTGAAGTCCCTATTCATCAAAGAGCAAAGTTTCTTGGAATAGGAggatcaaatttgaaaaaaatcttGATCGAAACTGGAGTTAAT ATACATTGGCAAAACGATAATACGTATTCCATATTTGCGCCTAATCAAAGCGCAATGGACGATGCCAAAGAAATGATAAGTAAACTTTTGACGGAAGAGTCGGAACCAACGTTGACGTTTGGCGATATTTACACGGCGAAAATAACGGAAATTCGTGAATTCGGAGTTATGGTTACATTATATCCTAACATGGTTCCAACATTATTGCCTAATTCGCAATTAGATCGACGTAAAATCCATCATCCTAGCGCGCTTGGATTGACAGTCGGGCAAGAGATagaagtgaaatattttggaCGGGATCCGGTGAATGGACAAATTAGGTTATCGCGTAAAGTGTTGCAAGAACCGGTTAGCACTACGCGAGATTTGATTACCGCCGAAGAAAGTAACGTctaa